The DNA sequence TCTTGTGCAACCGCTTCCTCAAGTTGTGGGGAACCTAAGCTCAGCAGACCTCTATGCTGGAACCGTGCCCAAACCGTCTGTGGTTGGTCCCCCGGACCCCCGCACACGCCCAGAGGAGGACATCCTGTTTCAGTGGCGTCTGAGGAGAAAGATGGAGCAGGCCAGTCAGTGGGTTCGGTCAAACCCACAGCAGGGTTACACCCTTCATCAGCACTCTGTGAGCTGTCAGGCTCACAAGGTACTTACCCCcttgtctactacacctgctatTTGAAAGAGGTTTTGAAGTCTCTTTGAAATGTCTGCCATTGTGTGGTAGTATTATCCAATGCATTTAGCGGATCACAGATcatatgatttgatttgttctCCTTCGTTAGGTACAGCGGAATCCTCTCCCTGCCTATTCCTCTCATAGAgttgccccctccctccccatcaccaGCCCCACCGTCTCTAAGTTGCAGCCGGATGCCCCTGTCCGTCCCCACATGCACCTCCTCTGTGACATCCTTTCTTGTACCGCTCAGCCCCACTCCCCTCCACCCAGCCACCAGAGGAGCCCAAAGAGGAGTGAGGTCTCTGGGGCCGACCGGACCGTCAGGCAGCCCAAAGCCCAGTTCAGCTCCACAGACACCTCCACTGAGGAGCCCACTAGTAAACATGAGTCCTCTCCACCACCGCCCGCCTTGTCTGTGACCACAGAGGAAGAGTGGGCAGTTCAACAGAGGAGAACCGAGAGGACAAAAAAGGAGACActacagaaggagaggagtgagaagcGGACAGGGCCGTCCTGCAGAAAGAAGAAATTAGCCAGGTATGACCTGTATCTAAGCGGGGTGACAGTTTGACTGAATGACATGTGGCCCAGTCTGTAAACTCAATGACAATATCTCTGTAGGTGTCACGTTGGTGACGGGGACCATGCTGAGAGGCCCAGCTATGCAGATTGGAGTGTGAGCCAACACCACACCAGAGGTAAAGACCGGGTCATCCCATGGAGGGAGGAGCCCAGCAGAGACTGGGGGCAACAGGAAAGGGGGCCGGGGGTAGTGAGAGAGGGCTGCCCTGGAGATCGTGCTCCACCACCCTCTCCCATACACAGCGCCCTGGGACAGGTCAGTTAACACCGTGGGTCATCAGCATCACTGACGCTAGATGCCATTAACACATTGAAGAAAGGCTGTTATGAATTTCAGTGTTACAATAATATTAATTTACTTTATTCATTTATCCAGGTTAGTTTAATTTAAATAAAGATATTAGCTGAGTAAAGCATATTAATTTACCTTGGCAGGTAGTTTCAGAGGTATTGTTCCTGACCACGGACTCCCCGGACCCGCCCAGAACTCCTGTGTCCTCTGACTCTCCCAGATATGTGCCCCCGCAGTCCCCTGCCCCGCCTCCCAGTGCACAGCATCCACGGGAGGTTGTAGCTCAGCtgcttcaggaggctgaaggtgAGACTGCTTGGTGCAGTGGGGACTGCTGACCTTAATTCTAGGTAGCAGAGGTGGAATAGACTCTGGCCGTgtaatagtgtgtatatatagcctcTAGTCAAGTTCCTCCGGGACTGAATCCTAACTTGAACCTTTTCCTGAATATCCCATTCCTGTACATACATTTCTTACTCTAAATAATAAGTTAGGATTTTGCCCTAAATGCTAAAGGGGTGTTTTGGATGGCATAACAATTGAGTGATGCCATAGTCCTCTCTGTTACAGGAGTACATTGACCGTGTGGACCAGTGCCAGTTATCTATTTTCACTTCACCTTGCtggtgttcatgtgtacatttctGGCTATTTATACCTGTGTACAGTTAACATGtgctctaataataataattaattaataataataattatgaacTCCTGGCATAGCTTTGCTAGAAAGTAGCTAAAGTTACAACAAAAATAATCGGTAATATAATCAAATGCTCCTAAAGTTACTTTTGTTATCTGCACAGTGACATTTTAACTGCATATATTTCCCCCCTTAAGATTCAGACGAGCAGGAGTTTAAAGATGACCCCTTACTGAAGGTCTTAAGGCAGCAGAGGAAGTGGGTGAAGGAGCAAATCGGGTAAAGAACTGGTATATGTTCCCTAGATACAATACATCCTtcgtcatttatttattttactcatTAAGATAATGAACTTAAAATGTAATTACAGTGCCTTATGAAAGTATTCacttttatccacattttgtgttatagcctgaatttaatatggattaaattgagatttgtttTTTGGTCACTAGcctgcacaataccccatagtgtcaaagtggaattatgttattAGAAATCTTtacaaattaaaagctgaaaatgtcttGCATCaagtattcaagccctttgtcatgg is a window from the Oncorhynchus tshawytscha isolate Ot180627B linkage group LG03, Otsh_v2.0, whole genome shotgun sequence genome containing:
- the LOC112226817 gene encoding proline and serine-rich protein 3-like isoform X5, which codes for MKASGAALFTRKNPFPPDPPLGKTHYNPSRTKKLPKQRRKTTLSPVHLAQLSSPLLQTHSLSPEDQCFLGAANHFVLCSPPATEAQPSFLESWPSTDLGSSPANSAASPNTDTLTRDPTSGKSLVSTGGGEQEDSVLAKYIERFRHGRPQSREVRQQMSAMVGEGQQPFWWLSSSPLPSSSTPTQTTDIGLSLRKDSATTLSPVGQFRHGTTLSPCRGLLDLSAMGLSDSSHGDLGDSEILHLQEKASRLLHRSEHSLSSGSIPISSEGLGCSNFSSPVSIDEPVRRPIVTSLIDSTTVVGNLSSADLYAGTVPKPSVVGPPDPRTRPEEDILFQWRLRRKMEQASQWVRSNPQQGYTLHQHSVSCQAHKPHSPPPSHQRSPKRSEVSGADRTVRQPKAQFSSTDTSTEEPTSKHESSPPPPALSVTTEEEWAVQQRRTERTKKETLQKERSEKRTGPSCRKKKLARCHVGDGDHAERPSYADWSVSQHHTRGKDRVIPWREEPSRDWGQQERGPGVVREGCPGDRAPPPSPIHSALGQVVSEVLFLTTDSPDPPRTPVSSDSPRYVPPQSPAPPPSAQHPREVVAQLLQEAEDSDEQEFKDDPLLKVLRQQRKWVKEQIGEVDSLLDEFQEE
- the LOC112226817 gene encoding proline and serine-rich protein 3-like isoform X4; this encodes MKASGAALFTRKNPFPPDPPLGKTHYNPSRTKKLPKQRRKTTLSPVHLAQLSSPLLQTHSLSPEDQCFLGAANHFVLCSPPATEAQPSFLESWPSTDLGSSPANSAASPNTDTLTRDPTSGKSLVSTGGGEQEDSVLAKYIERFRHGRPQSREVRQQMSAMVGEGQQPFWWLSSSPLPSSSTPTQTTDIGLSLRKDSATTLSPVGQFRHGTTLSPCRGLLDLSAMGLSDSSHGDLGDSEILHLQEKASRLLHRSEHSLSSGSIPISSEGLGCSNFSSPVSIDEPVRRPIVTSLIDSTTVVGNLSSADLYAGTVPKPSVVGPPDPRTRPEEDILFQWRLRRKMEQASQWVRSNPQQGYTLHQHSVSCQAHKVQRNPLPAYSSHRVAPSLPITSPTVSKLQPDAPVRPHMHLLCDILSCTAQPHSPPPSHQRSPKRSEVSGADRTVRQPKAQFSSTDTSTEEPTSKHESSPPPPALSVTTEEEWAVQQRRTERTKKETLQKERSEKRTGPSCRKKKLARCHVGDGDHAERPSYADWSVSQHHTRGKDRVIPWREEPSRDWGQQERGPGVVREGCPGDRAPPPSPIHSALGQVVSEVLFLTTDSPDPPRTPVSSDSPRYVPPQSPAPPPSAQHPREVVAQLLQEAEGVH
- the LOC112226817 gene encoding proline and serine-rich protein 3-like isoform X2, translating into MKASGAALFTRKNPFPPDPPLGKTHYNPSRTKKLPKQRRKTTLSPVHLAQLSSPLLQTHSLSPEDQCFLGAANHFVLCSPPATEAQPSFLESWPSTDLGSSPANSAASPNTDTLTRDPTSGKSLVSTGGGEQEDSVLAKYIERFRHGRPQSREVRQQMSAMVGEGQQPFWWLSSSPLPSSSTPTQTTDIGLSLRKDSATTLSPVGQFRHGTTLSPCRGLLDLSAMGLSDSSHGDLGDSEILHLQEKASRLLHRSEHSLSSGSIPISSEGLGCSNFSSPVSIDEPVRRPIVTSLIDSTTVVGNLSSADLYAGTVPKPSVVGPPDPRTRPEEDILFQWRLRRKMEQASQWVRSNPQQGYTLHQHSVSCQAHKVQRNPLPAYSSHRVAPSLPITSPTVSKLQPDAPVRPHMHLLCDILSCTAQPHSPPPSHQRSPKRSEVSGADRTVRQPKAQFSSTDTSTEEPTSKHESSPPPPALSVTTEEEWAVQQRRTERTKKETLQKERSEKRTGPSCRKKKLARCHVGDGDHAERPSYADWSVSQHHTRGKDRVIPWREEPSRDWGQQERGPGVVREGCPGDRAPPPSPIHSALGQVVSEVLFLTTDSPDPPRTPVSSDSPRYVPPQSPAPPPSAQHPREVVAQLLQEAEDSDEQEFKDDPLLKVLRQQRKWVKEQIG
- the LOC112226817 gene encoding proline and serine-rich protein 3-like isoform X3 yields the protein MKASGAALFTRKNPFPPDPPLGKTHYNPSRTKKLPKQRRKTTLSPVHLAQLSSPLLQTHSLSPEDQCFLGAANHFVLCSPPATEAQPSFLESWPSTDLGSSPANSAASPNTDTLTRDPTSGKSLVSTGGGEQEDSVLAKYIERFRHGRPQSREVRQQMSAMVGEGQQPFWWLSSSPLPSSSTPTQTTDIGLSLRKDSATTLSPVGQFRHGTTLSPCRGLLDLSAMGLSDSSHGDLGDSEILHLQEKASRLLHRSSEGLGCSNFSSPVSIDEPVRRPIVTSLIDSTTVVGNLSSADLYAGTVPKPSVVGPPDPRTRPEEDILFQWRLRRKMEQASQWVRSNPQQGYTLHQHSVSCQAHKVQRNPLPAYSSHRVAPSLPITSPTVSKLQPDAPVRPHMHLLCDILSCTAQPHSPPPSHQRSPKRSEVSGADRTVRQPKAQFSSTDTSTEEPTSKHESSPPPPALSVTTEEEWAVQQRRTERTKKETLQKERSEKRTGPSCRKKKLARCHVGDGDHAERPSYADWSVSQHHTRGKDRVIPWREEPSRDWGQQERGPGVVREGCPGDRAPPPSPIHSALGQVVSEVLFLTTDSPDPPRTPVSSDSPRYVPPQSPAPPPSAQHPREVVAQLLQEAEDSDEQEFKDDPLLKVLRQQRKWVKEQIGEVDSLLDEFQEE
- the LOC112226817 gene encoding proline and serine-rich protein 3-like isoform X1, with product MKASGAALFTRKNPFPPDPPLGKTHYNPSRTKKLPKQRRKTTLSPVHLAQLSSPLLQTHSLSPEDQCFLGAANHFVLCSPPATEAQPSFLESWPSTDLGSSPANSAASPNTDTLTRDPTSGKSLVSTGGGEQEDSVLAKYIERFRHGRPQSREVRQQMSAMVGEGQQPFWWLSSSPLPSSSTPTQTTDIGLSLRKDSATTLSPVGQFRHGTTLSPCRGLLDLSAMGLSDSSHGDLGDSEILHLQEKASRLLHRSEHSLSSGSIPISSEGLGCSNFSSPVSIDEPVRRPIVTSLIDSTTVVGNLSSADLYAGTVPKPSVVGPPDPRTRPEEDILFQWRLRRKMEQASQWVRSNPQQGYTLHQHSVSCQAHKVQRNPLPAYSSHRVAPSLPITSPTVSKLQPDAPVRPHMHLLCDILSCTAQPHSPPPSHQRSPKRSEVSGADRTVRQPKAQFSSTDTSTEEPTSKHESSPPPPALSVTTEEEWAVQQRRTERTKKETLQKERSEKRTGPSCRKKKLARCHVGDGDHAERPSYADWSVSQHHTRGKDRVIPWREEPSRDWGQQERGPGVVREGCPGDRAPPPSPIHSALGQVVSEVLFLTTDSPDPPRTPVSSDSPRYVPPQSPAPPPSAQHPREVVAQLLQEAEDSDEQEFKDDPLLKVLRQQRKWVKEQIGEVDSLLDEFQEE